One segment of Micromonospora parathelypteridis DNA contains the following:
- a CDS encoding SigE family RNA polymerase sigma factor, whose amino-acid sequence MSDRDEAFAEYFAARSDAMRGTAYLLCGDWHRAEDLVQTAFVKLYRVWNRISRHEVLDSYVRQILIRTFLDERRRGWWRRERVGVDNAEQMAAPDSPESRLVLLQALASVAPRQRAVLVLRYWEDLSIEDVAALLGCSPGTVKSQAARGLDTLRGLLAPTESGIEMGKR is encoded by the coding sequence ATGAGCGATCGCGACGAGGCGTTCGCCGAGTACTTTGCCGCACGGTCCGATGCCATGCGCGGCACCGCGTACCTGCTGTGCGGCGACTGGCACCGGGCCGAGGACCTGGTCCAGACCGCGTTCGTCAAGCTCTACCGGGTCTGGAATCGGATCTCGCGACACGAGGTGCTCGACAGCTACGTGCGCCAGATCCTCATCCGGACATTCCTCGACGAGCGGCGCCGCGGCTGGTGGCGGCGCGAACGGGTGGGGGTCGACAACGCCGAGCAGATGGCCGCCCCCGACTCGCCGGAGAGTCGGTTGGTGCTGCTCCAGGCACTGGCCTCCGTCGCGCCGCGCCAGCGGGCCGTACTGGTTCTCCGCTACTGGGAGGACCTTTCGATCGAGGACGTCGCGGCGCTGCTGGGGTGCTCTCCAGGGACGGTGAAGAGCCAGGCAGCACGCGGGCTCGACACGCTGCGCGGCCTCCTGGCCCCCACCGAAAGCGGGATCGAGATGGGGAAGCGATGA